The Bos javanicus breed banteng chromosome 11, ARS-OSU_banteng_1.0, whole genome shotgun sequence genome includes a window with the following:
- the DCTN1 gene encoding dynactin subunit 1 isoform X4 has product MAQSKRHVYSRTPSGSRMSAEASARPLRVGSRVEVIGKGHRGTVAYVGATLFATGKWVGVILDEAKGKNDGTVQGRKYFTCDEGHGIFVRQSQIQVFEDGADTTSPETPDSSASKVLRREGADSNPKTSKLPTRPASTGVAGASGSLGPSGSASAGELSSSEPSTPAQTPLAAPIIPTPALTSPGAALPLPSPSKEEEGLRAQVRDLEEKLETLRLKRAEDKAKLKELEKHKIQLEQVQEWKSKMQEQQADLQRRLKEARKEAKEALEAKERYMEEMADTADAIEMATLDKEMAEERAESLQQEAEVLRERVEELTTDLEILKAEIEEKGSDGAASSYQLKQLEEQNARLKDALVRMRDLSSSEKQEHVKLQKLMEKKNQELEVVRQQRERLQEELSQAERTIDELKEQVDAALGAEEMVETLTDRNLDLEEKVRKLKETVGDLEAINEMNDELQENARETELELREQLDMAGAQVRDAQKRVEAAQETVADYQQTIKKYRQLTAHLQDVNRALTNQQEASVERQQQPPPETFDFKIKFAETKAHAKAIEMELRQMEVAQANRHMSLLTAFMPDSFLRPGGDHDCVLVLLLMPRLICKAELIRKQAQEKFELSESCSERPGLRGAAGEQLSFAAGLVYSLSLLQATLHRYEHALSQCSVDVYKKVGSLYPEMSAHERSLDFLIELLHKDQLDETVNVEPLTKAIKYYQHLYSIHLAEQPEDSTMQLADHIKFTQSALDCMSVEVGRLRAFLQGGQEASDIALLLRDLETSCSDTRQFCKKIRRRMPGTDAPGIPAALAFGPQVSDTLLDCRKHLTWVVAVLQEVAAAAAQLIAPLAENEGLPVAALEELAFKASEQIYGTPSSNPYECLRQSCSLLISTMNKLATAMQEGEYDAERPPSKPPPVELRAAALRAEITDAEGLGLKLEDRETVIKELKKSLKIKGEELSEANVRLSLLEKKLDSAAKDADERIEKVQTRLEETQTLLRKKEKEFEETMDALQADIDQLEAEKAELKQRLNSQSKRTIEGLRGPPPSGIATLVSGIAGGGAPGQAPGSVPGPGLVKDSPLLLQQISAMRLHISQLQHENSTLKGAQMKASLAALPPLHVAKLSLPPHEGPGSELAAGALYRKTNQLLETLNQLSACTHVVDITRSNPAAKSPSAQLLEQVAQLKSLSDTIEKLKDEVLKETVSQRPGATVPTDFATFPSSAFLRAKEEQQDDTVYMGKVTFSCAAGLGQRHRLVLTQEQLHQLHDRLIS; this is encoded by the exons ATGGCCCAGAGCAAGAGGCACGTGTACAGCCGG ACTCCTAGTGGCAGCAGAATGAGTGCTGAGGCAAGTGCCCGGCCCCTGCGAGTGGGCTCCCGTGTGGAGGTGATTGGAAAAGGCCACCGTGGCACCGTGGCCTATGTTGGAGCCACACTCTTTGCTACTGGCAAATGGGTAGGTGTGATCCTGGATGAAGCAAAAGGCAAGAATGATGGAACCGTCCAAGGCAGGAAGTATTTCACTTGCGATGAAGGACACGGCATCTTTGTGCGCCAATCCCAG ATCCAGGTATTTGAAGATGGAGCGGATACTACTTCACCAGAGACACCTGATTCCTCTGCCTCAAAGGTCCTCAGAAGAG AGGGAGCTGACTCAAATCCAAAGACCAGCAAACTG CCCACCCGCCCGGCCAGCACTGGGGTAGCCGGGGCCAGTGGTTCCCTGGGCCCCTCTGGCTCAGCATCAGCAGGTGAGCTGAGCAGCAGTGAGCCCAGCACCCCAGCTCAGACTCCGCTGGCCGCGCCCATCATCCCCACGCCGGCCCTCACCTCTCCTGGAGCAGCACTCCCACTTCCTTCCCCCTCTAAG gaagaggaggggctgAGGGCCCAGGTGCGGGACCTGGAGGAGAAACTGGAGACCCTACGGCTGAAACGTGCAGAAGACAAGGCAAAACTAAAAGAGCTGGAGAAACACAAGATCCAGCTGGAGCAGGTGCAGGAATGGAAAAGCAAAATGCAGGAGCAGCAGGCAGACCTGCAGCGGCGCCTCAAGGAGGCTCGGAAG GAAGCCAAGGAGGCCCTAGAGGCAAAGGAACGCTACATGGAGGAGATGGCTGACACTGCTGATGCCATCGAGATGGCCACTCTGGACAAGGAGATGGCCGAAGAGCGGGCTGAGTCCCTACAGCAGGAGGCCGAGGTGCTGAGGGAGCGTGTGGAAGAGCTCACTACCGACTTGGAAATCCTCAAAGCTGAGATTGAAGAGAAGG GCTCAGATGGTGCCGCGTCCAGTTATCAGCTCAAGCAGCTTGAGGAGCAGAATGCCCGCTTGAAGGATGCCCTAGTGAG AATGCGGGATCTTTCTTCCTCAGAGAAGCAGGAGCACGTGAAACTCCAGAAGCTCATGGAAAAGAAGAACCAAGAGCTGGAAGTTGTGAGGCAACAGCGGGAGCGTCTGCAGGAGGAGCTGAGCCAGGCAGAGCGCACCATTGATGAGCTCAAGGAGCAG GTAGATGCTGCTCTGGGGGCTGAGGAGATGGTAGAGACGCTGACAGACCGGAACCTGGATCTGGAAGAGAAAGTGCGCAAACTGAAGGAGACAGTGGGGGACTTG GaagcaataaatgaaatgaaCGATGAACTGCAGGAGAATGCACGTGAGACAGAACTGGAGCTGCGGGAGCAGCTAGATATGGCAGGTGCCCAGGTGCGGGATGCCCAGAAGCGTGTGGAAGCGGCCCAGGAGACAGTCGCAGACTATCAGCAGACCATCAAGAAGTACCGCCAGCTGACTGCCCACCTGCAG GATGTGAATCGGGCACTGACAAACCAGCAGGAAGCATCCGTGGagaggcagcagcagccacctccaGAGACTTTTGACTTCAAGATCAAGTTTGCCGAGACTAAGGCTCATGCTAAG GCAATTGAGATGGAATTGAGGCAGATGGAGGTGGCCCAGGCCAACCGGCACATGTCCCTGTTGACAGCCTTCATGCCTGACAGTTTCCTTCGGCCAGGTGGGGACCATGACTGCGTCCTGGTGCTGCTGCTCATGCCTCGACTCATTTGCAAG GCAGAGCTAATCCGGAAGCAGGCCCAGGAAAAGTTTGAACTAAGTGAGAGCTGTTCAGAGCGGCCAGGACTTCGCGGCGCTGCAGGGGAGCAGCTCAGCTTTGCTGCTGGGCTGGTGTATTCACTGAGTTTGCTGCAGGCCACACTTCATCGTTACGAGCA TGCCCTCTCTCAGTGCAGTGTGGACGTGTATAAGAAGGTGGGCAGCCTCTACCCTGAGATGAGTGCCCACGAACGCTCCTTGGACTTCCTCATTGAGCTGCTGCACAAGGACCAGCTGGATGAGACTGTCAACGTAGAGCCTCTCACCAAGGCCATCAAGTACTACCAG CATCTATACAGCATCCACCTTGCTGAACAACCTGAGGACAGTACCATGCAGCTGGCTGACCACATTAAG TTTACCCAGAGTGCCCTGGACTGCATGAGTGTGGAGGTGGGACGGCTACGGGCCTTCTTGCAG GGTGGGCAGGAGGCTTCAGATATTGCCCTCCTGCTACGGGACCTGGAAACTTCGTGCAGTGATACCCGCCAGTTCTGCAAGAAGATCCGGCGGCGGATGCCAGGGACGGATGCGCCTGGGATCCCGGCTGCACTGGCTTTTGGACCACAG GTATCTGACACACTCCTCGACTGCAGAAAACACTTGACGTGGGTGGTGGCGGTGCTGCAGGAGGTGGCAGCAGCTGCTGCCCAGCTCATTGCCCCACTGGCAGAGAACGAGGGACTGCCTGTGGCTGCCCTGGAGGAGCTGGCTTTCAAAGCAAGCGAGCAG ATCTACGGGACCCCCTCCAGCAACCCCTATGAGTGTCTGCGCCAGTCATGCAGCCTCCTCATCAGCACTATGAACAAGTTGGCCACAGCCATGCAGGAGGGAGAGTACGATGCCGAGCGGCCCCCTAGCAAG CCTCCCCCAGTTGAGCTGCGGGCTGCAGCTCTTCGTGCAGAGATCACGGATGCTGAAGGCCTGGGTTTGAAGCTTGAGGATCGAGAGACAGTTATTAAAGAGCTGAAGAAGTCACTGAAGATCAAG GGGGAAGAGCTCAGTGAGGCCAATGTGCGGCTGAGCCTCCTGGAGAAGAAGCTGGACAGTGCTGCCAAGGATGCAGATGAGCGCATTGAGAAAGTCCAGACTCGGCTGGAGGAGACCCAGACGCTGCTGCGGAAGAAGGAGAA AGAGTTTGAGGAGACCATGGATGCACTTCAGGCTGACATCGACCAGCTGGAGGCAGAGAAGGCAGAGTTAAAGCAGCGATTGAACAGCCAGTCCAAGCGCACGATTGAGGGGCTCCGGGGGCCCCCTCCCTCGGGTATTGCCACCCTGGTCTCTGGCATTGCTGGGG GAGGTGCCCCTGGACAGGCTCCGGGGTCTGTGCCAGGCCCCGGGCTGGTGAAGGACTCACCACTGCTGCTTCAGCAGATCTCTGCCATGAGGCTGCACATCTCCCAGCTCCAGCACGAGAACAGCACCCTCAAG GGAGCCCAGATGAAGGCATCCTTAGCAGCCCTGCCCCCTCTGCACGTGGCCAAACTCTCTCTCCCGCCCCACGAGGGCCCTGGCAGTGAGCTTGCTGCTGGAGCGCTGTATCGTAAGACCAACCAGCTGCTGGAGACGTTGAATCAGTTGAGCGCATGCACGCACGTAGTGGACATCACTCGCTCCAACCCTG CTGCCAAGAGCCCGTCGGCCCAGCTCCTGGAGCAGGTGGCTCAGCTCAAGTCCCTAAGTGACACCATTGAGAAGCTCAAG GATGAGGTCCTTAAGGAGACTGTATCTCAGCGCCCTGGAGCCACGGTCCCCACTGACTTTGCCACCTTCCCTTCATCAGCCTTCCTCAGG GCCAAGGAAGAGCAGCAGGACGACACTGTGTACATGGGCAAAGTGACCTTCTCGTGCGCGGCTGGCCTCGGGCAGCGACACCGGCTGGTGCTCACCCAGGAGCAGCTGCACCAACTCCACGACCGCCTCATCTCCTAA
- the DCTN1 gene encoding dynactin subunit 1 isoform X3 — MSAEASARPLRVGSRVEVIGKGHRGTVAYVGATLFATGKWVGVILDEAKGKNDGTVQGRKYFTCDEGHGIFVRQSQIQVFEDGADTTSPETPDSSASKVLRREGADSNPKTSKLRGLKPKKAPTARKTTTRRPKPTRPASTGVAGASGSLGPSGSASAGELSSSEPSTPAQTPLAAPIIPTPALTSPGAALPLPSPSKEEEGLRAQVRDLEEKLETLRLKRAEDKAKLKELEKHKIQLEQVQEWKSKMQEQQADLQRRLKEARKEAKEALEAKERYMEEMADTADAIEMATLDKEMAEERAESLQQEAEVLRERVEELTTDLEILKAEIEEKGSDGAASSYQLKQLEEQNARLKDALVRMRDLSSSEKQEHVKLQKLMEKKNQELEVVRQQRERLQEELSQAERTIDELKEQVDAALGAEEMVETLTDRNLDLEEKVRKLKETVGDLEAINEMNDELQENARETELELREQLDMAGAQVRDAQKRVEAAQETVADYQQTIKKYRQLTAHLQDVNRALTNQQEASVERQQQPPPETFDFKIKFAETKAHAKAIEMELRQMEVAQANRHMSLLTAFMPDSFLRPGGDHDCVLVLLLMPRLICKAELIRKQAQEKFELSESCSERPGLRGAAGEQLSFAAGLVYSLSLLQATLHRYEHALSQCSVDVYKKVGSLYPEMSAHERSLDFLIELLHKDQLDETVNVEPLTKAIKYYQHLYSIHLAEQPEDSTMQLADHIKFTQSALDCMSVEVGRLRAFLQGGQEASDIALLLRDLETSCSDTRQFCKKIRRRMPGTDAPGIPAALAFGPQVSDTLLDCRKHLTWVVAVLQEVAAAAAQLIAPLAENEGLPVAALEELAFKASEQIYGTPSSNPYECLRQSCSLLISTMNKLATAMQEGEYDAERPPSKPPPVELRAAALRAEITDAEGLGLKLEDRETVIKELKKSLKIKGEELSEANVRLSLLEKKLDSAAKDADERIEKVQTRLEETQTLLRKKEKEFEETMDALQADIDQLEAEKAELKQRLNSQSKRTIEGLRGPPPSGIATLVSGIAGGGAPGQAPGSVPGPGLVKDSPLLLQQISAMRLHISQLQHENSTLKGAQMKASLAALPPLHVAKLSLPPHEGPGSELAAGALYRKTNQLLETLNQLSACTHVVDITRSNPAAKSPSAQLLEQVAQLKSLSDTIEKLKDEVLKETVSQRPGATVPTDFATFPSSAFLRAKEEQQDDTVYMGKVTFSCAAGLGQRHRLVLTQEQLHQLHDRLIS, encoded by the exons ATGAGTGCTGAGGCAAGTGCCCGGCCCCTGCGAGTGGGCTCCCGTGTGGAGGTGATTGGAAAAGGCCACCGTGGCACCGTGGCCTATGTTGGAGCCACACTCTTTGCTACTGGCAAATGGGTAGGTGTGATCCTGGATGAAGCAAAAGGCAAGAATGATGGAACCGTCCAAGGCAGGAAGTATTTCACTTGCGATGAAGGACACGGCATCTTTGTGCGCCAATCCCAG ATCCAGGTATTTGAAGATGGAGCGGATACTACTTCACCAGAGACACCTGATTCCTCTGCCTCAAAGGTCCTCAGAAGAG AGGGAGCTGACTCAAATCCAAAGACCAGCAAACTG CGGGGACTGAAGCCTAAGAAG GCACCGACAGCCCGAAAG ACTACAACTCGGCGGCCCAAG CCCACCCGCCCGGCCAGCACTGGGGTAGCCGGGGCCAGTGGTTCCCTGGGCCCCTCTGGCTCAGCATCAGCAGGTGAGCTGAGCAGCAGTGAGCCCAGCACCCCAGCTCAGACTCCGCTGGCCGCGCCCATCATCCCCACGCCGGCCCTCACCTCTCCTGGAGCAGCACTCCCACTTCCTTCCCCCTCTAAG gaagaggaggggctgAGGGCCCAGGTGCGGGACCTGGAGGAGAAACTGGAGACCCTACGGCTGAAACGTGCAGAAGACAAGGCAAAACTAAAAGAGCTGGAGAAACACAAGATCCAGCTGGAGCAGGTGCAGGAATGGAAAAGCAAAATGCAGGAGCAGCAGGCAGACCTGCAGCGGCGCCTCAAGGAGGCTCGGAAG GAAGCCAAGGAGGCCCTAGAGGCAAAGGAACGCTACATGGAGGAGATGGCTGACACTGCTGATGCCATCGAGATGGCCACTCTGGACAAGGAGATGGCCGAAGAGCGGGCTGAGTCCCTACAGCAGGAGGCCGAGGTGCTGAGGGAGCGTGTGGAAGAGCTCACTACCGACTTGGAAATCCTCAAAGCTGAGATTGAAGAGAAGG GCTCAGATGGTGCCGCGTCCAGTTATCAGCTCAAGCAGCTTGAGGAGCAGAATGCCCGCTTGAAGGATGCCCTAGTGAG AATGCGGGATCTTTCTTCCTCAGAGAAGCAGGAGCACGTGAAACTCCAGAAGCTCATGGAAAAGAAGAACCAAGAGCTGGAAGTTGTGAGGCAACAGCGGGAGCGTCTGCAGGAGGAGCTGAGCCAGGCAGAGCGCACCATTGATGAGCTCAAGGAGCAG GTAGATGCTGCTCTGGGGGCTGAGGAGATGGTAGAGACGCTGACAGACCGGAACCTGGATCTGGAAGAGAAAGTGCGCAAACTGAAGGAGACAGTGGGGGACTTG GaagcaataaatgaaatgaaCGATGAACTGCAGGAGAATGCACGTGAGACAGAACTGGAGCTGCGGGAGCAGCTAGATATGGCAGGTGCCCAGGTGCGGGATGCCCAGAAGCGTGTGGAAGCGGCCCAGGAGACAGTCGCAGACTATCAGCAGACCATCAAGAAGTACCGCCAGCTGACTGCCCACCTGCAG GATGTGAATCGGGCACTGACAAACCAGCAGGAAGCATCCGTGGagaggcagcagcagccacctccaGAGACTTTTGACTTCAAGATCAAGTTTGCCGAGACTAAGGCTCATGCTAAG GCAATTGAGATGGAATTGAGGCAGATGGAGGTGGCCCAGGCCAACCGGCACATGTCCCTGTTGACAGCCTTCATGCCTGACAGTTTCCTTCGGCCAGGTGGGGACCATGACTGCGTCCTGGTGCTGCTGCTCATGCCTCGACTCATTTGCAAG GCAGAGCTAATCCGGAAGCAGGCCCAGGAAAAGTTTGAACTAAGTGAGAGCTGTTCAGAGCGGCCAGGACTTCGCGGCGCTGCAGGGGAGCAGCTCAGCTTTGCTGCTGGGCTGGTGTATTCACTGAGTTTGCTGCAGGCCACACTTCATCGTTACGAGCA TGCCCTCTCTCAGTGCAGTGTGGACGTGTATAAGAAGGTGGGCAGCCTCTACCCTGAGATGAGTGCCCACGAACGCTCCTTGGACTTCCTCATTGAGCTGCTGCACAAGGACCAGCTGGATGAGACTGTCAACGTAGAGCCTCTCACCAAGGCCATCAAGTACTACCAG CATCTATACAGCATCCACCTTGCTGAACAACCTGAGGACAGTACCATGCAGCTGGCTGACCACATTAAG TTTACCCAGAGTGCCCTGGACTGCATGAGTGTGGAGGTGGGACGGCTACGGGCCTTCTTGCAG GGTGGGCAGGAGGCTTCAGATATTGCCCTCCTGCTACGGGACCTGGAAACTTCGTGCAGTGATACCCGCCAGTTCTGCAAGAAGATCCGGCGGCGGATGCCAGGGACGGATGCGCCTGGGATCCCGGCTGCACTGGCTTTTGGACCACAG GTATCTGACACACTCCTCGACTGCAGAAAACACTTGACGTGGGTGGTGGCGGTGCTGCAGGAGGTGGCAGCAGCTGCTGCCCAGCTCATTGCCCCACTGGCAGAGAACGAGGGACTGCCTGTGGCTGCCCTGGAGGAGCTGGCTTTCAAAGCAAGCGAGCAG ATCTACGGGACCCCCTCCAGCAACCCCTATGAGTGTCTGCGCCAGTCATGCAGCCTCCTCATCAGCACTATGAACAAGTTGGCCACAGCCATGCAGGAGGGAGAGTACGATGCCGAGCGGCCCCCTAGCAAG CCTCCCCCAGTTGAGCTGCGGGCTGCAGCTCTTCGTGCAGAGATCACGGATGCTGAAGGCCTGGGTTTGAAGCTTGAGGATCGAGAGACAGTTATTAAAGAGCTGAAGAAGTCACTGAAGATCAAG GGGGAAGAGCTCAGTGAGGCCAATGTGCGGCTGAGCCTCCTGGAGAAGAAGCTGGACAGTGCTGCCAAGGATGCAGATGAGCGCATTGAGAAAGTCCAGACTCGGCTGGAGGAGACCCAGACGCTGCTGCGGAAGAAGGAGAA AGAGTTTGAGGAGACCATGGATGCACTTCAGGCTGACATCGACCAGCTGGAGGCAGAGAAGGCAGAGTTAAAGCAGCGATTGAACAGCCAGTCCAAGCGCACGATTGAGGGGCTCCGGGGGCCCCCTCCCTCGGGTATTGCCACCCTGGTCTCTGGCATTGCTGGGG GAGGTGCCCCTGGACAGGCTCCGGGGTCTGTGCCAGGCCCCGGGCTGGTGAAGGACTCACCACTGCTGCTTCAGCAGATCTCTGCCATGAGGCTGCACATCTCCCAGCTCCAGCACGAGAACAGCACCCTCAAG GGAGCCCAGATGAAGGCATCCTTAGCAGCCCTGCCCCCTCTGCACGTGGCCAAACTCTCTCTCCCGCCCCACGAGGGCCCTGGCAGTGAGCTTGCTGCTGGAGCGCTGTATCGTAAGACCAACCAGCTGCTGGAGACGTTGAATCAGTTGAGCGCATGCACGCACGTAGTGGACATCACTCGCTCCAACCCTG CTGCCAAGAGCCCGTCGGCCCAGCTCCTGGAGCAGGTGGCTCAGCTCAAGTCCCTAAGTGACACCATTGAGAAGCTCAAG GATGAGGTCCTTAAGGAGACTGTATCTCAGCGCCCTGGAGCCACGGTCCCCACTGACTTTGCCACCTTCCCTTCATCAGCCTTCCTCAGG GCCAAGGAAGAGCAGCAGGACGACACTGTGTACATGGGCAAAGTGACCTTCTCGTGCGCGGCTGGCCTCGGGCAGCGACACCGGCTGGTGCTCACCCAGGAGCAGCTGCACCAACTCCACGACCGCCTCATCTCCTAA